One Mailhella massiliensis DNA segment encodes these proteins:
- a CDS encoding IS5 family transposase (programmed frameshift), which produces MKELFYLSHEQIARIKRYFPRSHGIPRVDDRRVVSGIIYVIKHGLQWKDAPREYGPYKTLYNRFIRWSRLGVFNRIFAELVEQNGSTTRLMIDATHLKAHRTAASLLKKGAFSRCIGRTKGGLNSKLHAVCNAFGQPLAFHLSGGQVSDYKGAAALLDTLPQARELLADRGYDADWFRHALSRKGITPCIPGRHSRKTPVVYDKEVYKQRHKIEIMFGRLKDWRRIAMRYDRCAHTFFSAICLAAIVIFYI; this is translated from the exons ATGAAGGAACTTTTTTATCTTTCTCATGAACAGATTGCTCGTATCAAACGCTACTTTCCTCGTTCCCATGGCATTCCGAGAGTCGATGACAGGCGTGTCGTCAGCGGCATTATCTATGTCATCAAGCACGGCCTGCAATGGAAAGATGCTCCGCGCGAGTATGGACCATACAAAACTCTCTACAATCGTTTTATCCGCTGGAGCCGATTGGGTGTCTTTAACAGGATTTTTGCGGAGCTTGTTGAGCAAAACGGCTCCACAACACGCTTGATGATTGATGCCACACATCTCAAGGCACACAGGACAGCAGCAAGTTTGCTGAAAAAAGGGGCCT TTTCCCGATGTATCGGACGCACAAAAGGCGGCCTGAATTCAAAACTCCACGCTGTCTGTAATGCCTTCGGTCAACCGTTGGCCTTCCATCTGTCCGGCGGTCAGGTGAGCGACTACAAAGGCGCTGCTGCCCTGCTTGATACTCTGCCGCAGGCCAGGGAGCTTCTGGCGGATAGAGGCTATGATGCCGACTGGTTTCGTCATGCCTTGTCCCGTAAAGGAATCACGCCGTGCATTCCCGGCAGACACAGCCGGAAAACTCCGGTGGTCTATGACAAGGAGGTTTACAAGCAGCGGCACAAGATAGAAATCATGTTCGGCCGACTCAAGGATTGGCGCAGAATAGCCATGCGTTATGACCGTTGTGCCCACACGTTCTTTTCGGCCATTTGTCTTGCTGCCATTGTCATCTTTTATATTTAA
- the topB gene encoding DNA topoisomerase III → MRLFIAEKPNLGKAIARGLGGGRTEQGCIRCGDNIVTWCFGHLLEPAYPEAYCPEYAQWRREHLPIIPSSWKYVVKRTSKAQLDTIGKLLRDAASVVHAGDPDREGQLLVDEVLEHFRYRGPVFRIWLPSLDDRSVSIALGNITDNAANAPLRDAARARMMADWLVGINATRALTITGRENGRTEVLSLGRVQTPTLALVVARDREIAHFKPSDYFVLRASIIHPHGECSVTFVPSDSQDGLDSSGRLVDLAQVAAVLESVNGKEGTVLEALREKKTRPAPLPHCLSSLQKSASARLGMSAKRVLDVAQSLYEKKLTTYPRTDCRYLPEEQHGEAASILSRLAGVSGLEQLAGKADSRLKSTVWNTKKITAHHAIIPTGEPAESLAGEERALFLLIATAYCLQFHPPMRYEAQKIAVALGDTRWEASGRRLLEAGWTALSRDDDDSDEQEQELLPLMEQGDAVRCRNAESVRKKTSPPSRFSEGSLIDAMAHVHLLVKDGQAKATLKESKGLGTEATRLGSGLINCQKGKKFLLSA, encoded by the coding sequence ATGAGACTTTTCATCGCTGAAAAACCGAATCTTGGAAAAGCCATTGCCAGAGGACTTGGCGGGGGACGCACGGAACAGGGCTGTATCCGGTGCGGAGACAACATCGTCACCTGGTGCTTCGGCCACCTTCTTGAACCCGCCTATCCTGAAGCCTACTGCCCTGAATATGCCCAATGGCGGCGCGAACATCTGCCCATCATCCCTTCCTCATGGAAATATGTGGTCAAGCGCACGTCGAAAGCACAGCTCGACACCATCGGCAAACTGCTGCGCGACGCCGCCTCCGTCGTCCATGCGGGCGACCCTGACCGGGAAGGCCAGCTTCTTGTTGATGAAGTGCTGGAACATTTCCGCTATCGCGGACCTGTCTTCCGTATCTGGTTGCCTTCCCTGGATGACCGCTCCGTCAGCATCGCCCTCGGCAACATCACGGACAACGCCGCCAATGCTCCTTTGCGGGACGCCGCCCGCGCCAGAATGATGGCCGACTGGCTGGTCGGCATAAACGCCACCCGCGCCCTGACCATCACAGGCAGAGAAAACGGACGCACGGAAGTGCTTTCCCTCGGCAGAGTCCAGACGCCCACGCTGGCGCTGGTTGTGGCCCGCGACAGGGAGATCGCCCATTTCAAGCCCTCGGATTATTTTGTGCTGCGGGCAAGCATCATCCACCCCCACGGAGAATGTTCCGTCACCTTCGTGCCTTCCGACTCGCAGGACGGACTGGACAGCTCCGGGCGTCTTGTGGACCTTGCTCAGGTTGCCGCTGTTCTGGAATCGGTCAACGGCAAGGAAGGAACGGTTCTGGAAGCGCTGCGGGAAAAGAAAACCAGACCCGCCCCCTTGCCTCATTGCCTCTCTTCCCTGCAAAAATCCGCTTCCGCCAGACTCGGCATGTCGGCCAAGCGCGTCCTGGATGTCGCCCAGAGCCTTTATGAAAAGAAACTCACCACCTACCCCAGGACAGACTGCCGCTATCTGCCGGAAGAGCAGCATGGCGAAGCCGCATCCATTCTAAGCCGCCTTGCCGGAGTCTCCGGCCTGGAGCAGCTTGCGGGCAAGGCGGATTCCCGCCTGAAAAGCACGGTCTGGAACACGAAAAAGATTACCGCCCACCACGCCATCATTCCCACCGGGGAACCTGCGGAAAGCCTTGCCGGGGAAGAACGCGCCCTTTTTCTGCTGATCGCCACGGCCTACTGTCTGCAATTTCATCCGCCCATGCGCTATGAAGCCCAGAAAATCGCCGTTGCTCTCGGAGATACCCGATGGGAAGCCTCAGGGCGGCGACTGCTGGAGGCCGGATGGACGGCGCTTTCCAGGGATGACGATGATTCCGATGAACAGGAGCAGGAACTTCTGCCGCTCATGGAACAGGGCGACGCCGTGCGCTGCCGTAACGCGGAAAGCGTGCGGAAAAAGACTTCTCCTCCCTCACGATTCAGCGAGGGGAGCCTGATTGACGCCATGGCCCACGTCCATCTTCTGGTCAAGGACGGTCAGGCGAAAGCCACGCTCAAGGAAAGCAAGGGCCTCGGAACCGAAGCCACCCGNCTAGGCTCAGGACTCATTAATTGCCAAAAGGGTAAAAAGTTCTTATTGTCGGCATAG
- a CDS encoding zincin-like metallopeptidase domain-containing protein: MSEQPRERKNRFQISREVQEEFVNGIAETMLSLAEKAGDWQRGWTSDTPVGMPFCPVTGREYSGANLVRLLLTTIVRGYADDRWMTFNQLQSFQNAHPELQMNIRKGERGVKVLRPEEVAYIVEENGAWKFLTREELRRIEEMKDRGQDVPDVQRKTLFYPFTVFNAAQIEGFPAKERPAHAMTQIERHEMVERFIASSGVHVRHYGGDPCFNMEKNEVALPYPERFSGTDEYYAAKLHEFFHATGHETRENRQLKNTQTIKSYAFEEMRAEMFSMLAGAHLALPMPETNSAAYIANWNQKFSGGDVKAVFQAASEAAKILTVLHQFESDEQPAARWFPRREAWPELVELQKQRDAACGVSFHAEETSGSQVFERLSRNSAFSEPLSFTEAAVAFKNTDNPVTKTRLILQNPDFLNLALKQDPDSVMELAVLFDKMAHVLHMEMDDKLRPAPGALEHNAPLLEQQAASAQRMRI; this comes from the coding sequence ATGAGTGAGCAGCCGCGCGAAAGAAAAAACCGCTTTCAGATAAGCCGCGAAGTCCAGGAAGAGTTCGTCAACGGCATCGCTGAAACCATGCTTTCCCTGGCGGAAAAAGCCGGGGACTGGCAACGGGGCTGGACCTCCGACACGCCTGTGGGAATGCCGTTCTGTCCCGTGACCGGCAGAGAGTACAGCGGGGCGAACCTGGTTCGGCTGCTGCTGACAACCATTGTCAGGGGATACGCCGATGACCGGTGGATGACCTTCAACCAGCTTCAGAGCTTTCAGAACGCCCACCCCGAACTGCAAATGAACATCCGCAAGGGCGAACGAGGCGTCAAGGTGCTGCGACCGGAGGAAGTCGCCTACATTGTGGAAGAAAACGGAGCCTGGAAATTCCTGACCAGGGAAGAACTCCGGCGCATCGAAGAAATGAAGGACCGGGGGCAGGACGTTCCCGACGTTCAGCGTAAAACGCTTTTCTATCCTTTCACGGTCTTCAATGCCGCCCAGATTGAAGGATTCCCCGCCAAGGAACGTCCCGCCCATGCCATGACGCAGATTGAACGGCATGAGATGGTGGAACGCTTCATCGCCAGCTCCGGCGTTCACGTCAGGCACTACGGCGGCGATCCCTGCTTCAACATGGAAAAAAACGAGGTAGCCCTGCCGTATCCCGAACGGTTCAGCGGTACGGATGAATATTACGCCGCCAAACTGCACGAGTTCTTCCATGCCACCGGGCACGAAACGCGGGAAAACCGTCAGCTGAAAAATACGCAGACCATAAAGAGCTACGCCTTTGAAGAAATGCGCGCGGAAATGTTTTCCATGCTGGCCGGCGCGCATCTTGCGCTGCCCATGCCGGAAACGAATTCCGCCGCCTATATCGCCAACTGGAATCAGAAATTTTCCGGCGGCGATGTCAAAGCCGTGTTTCAGGCGGCTTCGGAAGCGGCAAAGATACTGACGGTGCTGCATCAGTTTGAATCCGATGAACAGCCTGCGGCAAGGTGGTTTCCCAGACGGGAAGCATGGCCGGAACTGGTGGAACTTCAGAAGCAGCGCGACGCGGCCTGCGGCGTTTCCTTCCATGCCGAAGAAACTTCCGGCTCGCAGGTCTTCGAGCGCCTTTCCCGAAACAGCGCCTTCTCCGAACCGCTGTCTTTCACCGAGGCAGCCGTTGCCTTCAAGAACACGGACAACCCGGTCACAAAAACACGCCTCATCCTTCAGAACCCGGACTTCCTCAATCTGGCCCTCAAGCAGGACCCTGACTCCGTGATGGAGCTTGCCGTGCTTTTCGACAAGATGGCCCACGTTCTCCACATGGAAATGGACGACAAACTCCGCCCGGCTCCGGGCGCTCTGGAACATAACGCACCCTTACTGGAACAGCAGGCTGCCTCGGCGCAGCGCATGAGGATATAA
- the icmT gene encoding IcmT/TraK family protein, whose translation MNGEVLWRDTGLTPKIFILDARAIFPLALWLFHWSWWTAAIACLGIVALFFVQRSGMSPLACLRAIRTAFMGRRRETRYTETLWRKRCRW comes from the coding sequence ATGAACGGTGAAGTTCTCTGGCGGGATACCGGTCTCACGCCGAAAATTTTCATTCTGGATGCCCGTGCCATCTTTCCCCTGGCGCTGTGGCTGTTCCACTGGTCCTGGTGGACGGCAGCCATTGCCTGCCTGGGCATTGTGGCCCTGTTCTTTGTTCAACGCTCCGGCATGTCGCCTCTTGCCTGTCTCAGAGCGATACGCACGGCGTTCATGGGCAGACGCCGGGAGACCAGATACACCGAAACCCTCTGGCGCAAACGATGCCGCTGGTAA
- a CDS encoding type IV pilus twitching motility protein PilT, with protein MTMTNPGWYPREPRIRWDYAGINDLLLWGTRCGMSDLCLRSALPAWMRLNGTWRMVTQRAITTDELLSALERLTRNNSVAALIKSGQSDYDFAHEIEESRGVRRRYRGNATPVADGYSTGVKIVFRAIPSMPPALEDLHVEQKILDHAMPSNGLVLVTGVMGSGKSTLLAAILRRIIEKGGRNVSTYESPIEFDFDAIPNPGGPVSQSTIPEHLRSFLTATRNSTRTAPDVVLIGESRDPDTLRGMIESAEIGVAAYSTVHTRSVPETLSRIINVFPIAERLQITATLISSLRLIISQRLVPLPDNSGRTALREYLAFTPEIRETLLNTPLERLIPQAEELLFSSGQRIQDAAERAYAGGHIGRDIYQAILAERKARQNSPSHALALEETS; from the coding sequence ATGACCATGACGAATCCCGGCTGGTATCCTCGTGAACCGCGTATCCGCTGGGACTATGCGGGCATCAACGACCTGCTGCTCTGGGGAACCCGTTGCGGCATGTCCGACCTGTGCCTGCGTTCCGCGCTTCCGGCATGGATGCGCCTCAACGGAACATGGCGGATGGTCACGCAGCGGGCCATTACGACCGATGAACTTCTGTCCGCACTGGAACGCCTGACCCGGAACAATTCCGTGGCCGCGCTCATCAAGTCCGGCCAGTCGGACTATGACTTTGCCCATGAAATCGAGGAAAGCCGAGGTGTGCGCCGCCGCTATCGCGGCAATGCCACCCCGGTGGCCGACGGCTATTCCACCGGCGTCAAAATCGTGTTCCGTGCCATTCCTTCCATGCCCCCGGCCCTGGAAGACCTGCATGTGGAACAGAAAATTCTGGACCATGCCATGCCGTCAAACGGTCTGGTTCTGGTCACTGGCGTCATGGGAAGCGGAAAAAGTACGCTGCTCGCCGCCATTCTTCGACGCATCATTGAAAAGGGCGGGCGCAACGTCAGCACCTATGAATCCCCCATAGAATTCGACTTTGACGCCATACCGAACCCCGGAGGCCCGGTATCGCAAAGCACCATTCCCGAACATCTGAGGTCGTTTCTTACGGCCACGCGCAACTCAACGCGCACGGCGCCGGACGTGGTGCTCATCGGGGAAAGCCGTGATCCCGATACGCTCCGGGGCATGATCGAAAGCGCGGAAATAGGCGTTGCCGCCTATTCCACGGTGCATACGCGCTCCGTGCCGGAAACTCTTTCCCGCATCATCAACGTCTTTCCCATTGCGGAAAGGCTGCAAATCACGGCGACGCTCATTTCCAGTCTCAGGCTCATCATTTCCCAGCGTCTCGTTCCGTTGCCGGACAACAGCGGACGCACGGCGCTGCGCGAATATCTGGCCTTCACACCCGAAATCCGGGAAACCCTGCTGAACACGCCCCTGGAACGTCTGATTCCGCAGGCCGAAGAACTGCTTTTCTCCTCCGGCCAGCGCATACAGGATGCCGCCGAACGCGCCTATGCCGGAGGCCACATAGGCAGGGACATCTATCAGGCCATTCTGGCGGAGCGCAAGGCAAGGCAAAACAGTCCGTCCCACGCTCTCGCTCTGGAGGAAACCTCATGA
- a CDS encoding type IV secretory system conjugative DNA transfer family protein produces the protein MTMFARLIPALRFRLFGPRKAASLLLAFIAAVSLTGCAGMSPQNAPTTPVPVPPGTVNAPKAADKTNDDQAFTPYDASYAEDGNGQYLAVHVPADPASGPRKGDPDELAELLEMKGGSEKEHTAVKLMRPRAIKEAARLVTFQTAITWRYRQLAARTEEFSTIMDAAFNFTPLVLTQGEALIMPPLLARAGASMRIEEPGTATAAKATYEMLEPAQYIAVVPHWRTFLMMDDFPEPEKPNPAVLPQSSEERAIWRRAVRDAWTQGLKEADQLYADNVARMVRSYRGAMLYHLLTAQHLLSRISTASSDLGMHTTDNGNKLNIGQRVYRITAPSSFTVAPSPSVKKGRK, from the coding sequence ATGACGATGTTCGCCCGTCTCATCCCTGCGCTTCGGTTTCGTCTTTTCGGTCCCCGGAAGGCGGCTTCTCTTCTGCTGGCCTTCATCGCAGCCGTCTCTCTGACCGGGTGCGCGGGAATGAGCCCGCAAAATGCCCCCACGACTCCCGTGCCCGTTCCCCCCGGCACGGTCAATGCGCCGAAAGCAGCGGACAAAACAAACGACGACCAGGCCTTCACCCCCTACGACGCCTCCTATGCTGAAGACGGCAACGGGCAATACCTGGCCGTGCATGTTCCCGCCGACCCTGCTTCGGGGCCGCGCAAAGGCGATCCCGACGAGCTGGCGGAACTTCTGGAAATGAAAGGCGGCAGTGAAAAGGAGCATACCGCCGTCAAGCTCATGCGCCCCAGAGCCATCAAGGAGGCGGCCCGGCTTGTTACGTTTCAGACGGCCATAACCTGGCGCTACCGACAGCTTGCCGCCAGAACCGAAGAGTTCAGTACCATCATGGATGCCGCCTTCAACTTCACGCCGCTTGTTCTGACGCAGGGGGAAGCCCTCATCATGCCGCCGCTTCTGGCACGGGCCGGAGCCTCCATGCGGATTGAAGAGCCGGGAACCGCGACAGCAGCAAAAGCGACTTATGAAATGCTTGAACCGGCACAGTACATCGCGGTTGTTCCTCACTGGCGAACCTTTCTGATGATGGACGATTTTCCCGAACCGGAAAAGCCTAACCCCGCCGTTCTGCCCCAAAGCAGCGAAGAGCGGGCCATCTGGCGACGCGCCGTGCGCGATGCCTGGACGCAGGGGCTGAAAGAGGCGGATCAGCTTTACGCAGACAACGTGGCGCGGATGGTGCGGAGCTATCGCGGAGCCATGCTGTATCATCTGCTCACGGCCCAGCATCTTCTGAGCCGCATCAGCACCGCCTCTTCCGACCTGGGAATGCACACCACGGACAACGGAAACAAGCTGAACATCGGCCAGCGCGTTTATCGGATTACCGCGCCGTCATCCTTCACGGTCGCCCCGTCTCCTTCCGTAAAAAAGGGGAGAAAATGA
- a CDS encoding DotD/TraH family lipoprotein (Members of this family include DotD of type IVB secretion systems and TraH of plasmid conjugative plasmid systems, both lipoproteins.), which translates to MFRNLVLCLCCLFLAACVGREQSSAPPPADFVSTTLGHAAEQAHGELAMIARLRGQGLQPLLLPSAPSLNLPVSITWTGPVEGALKEICLQLGFRYREAGTPSAQVMTVVVHGLNRPAHELLEDIAWQIQPQAAVRFDPINRVLTLARTTGKELHS; encoded by the coding sequence ATGTTCCGCAACCTTGTGCTGTGTTTATGCTGTCTTTTTCTCGCCGCCTGCGTGGGAAGGGAGCAGTCTTCCGCTCCTCCGCCCGCCGATTTCGTATCAACCACCCTGGGACACGCGGCAGAACAGGCTCATGGGGAACTCGCCATGATCGCCAGACTACGCGGACAGGGGTTGCAGCCTCTGCTGCTGCCTTCCGCCCCTTCGCTGAATCTGCCTGTCTCCATTACCTGGACGGGACCCGTAGAAGGAGCGCTCAAGGAAATCTGCCTGCAACTCGGCTTTCGCTACAGGGAAGCGGGAACTCCCTCCGCACAGGTCATGACCGTGGTGGTGCATGGGCTGAACCGTCCCGCCCATGAACTTCTGGAAGACATCGCATGGCAGATACAGCCCCAGGCCGCCGTGCGTTTCGACCCCATCAACCGCGTTCTCACGCTGGCAAGAACCACCGGTAAGGAGCTTCATTCATGA
- a CDS encoding DotA/TraY family protein: MASELPATSEILLPTDASKQILDTFLGQGWDTWGAGLGGSQASELMLQIFSAFNLVALAVISALFLWVMALAVAGTAHEGVPFGKRFSSLWMPLRFVGAMGALAPIFKGLSLFQVAILACIGFSINLGNFVWELGTDYFVEHAGQITVQAPDQNVTHYAAITNGALESLTLQYYLNERRGMNISPGGEWNYKSNWFRSGGEYQFLFNGNAGSIQVSCVDESDALCRGKVNAVGTAISALSSVAQQLADPETPSSSIDPRALHSAANQVNAAILSELQSYAGQGQLQSKLADFQENSAQYGWLIAGSSYWSIAWINQEVREAMYSGITYSPHQYTVSELYAWTHGLQDYEAAKERVANYIKTAYSSRRGITDITATPSVTDEGRAFDELTNWLRATLNQLVAANILPIAVEKLSSQDPIMAISNVGDYFIGTAWGLASALGVVDVAHSMGKELPLIGKAIPNLDKYISFALFAVFLPLLLYGLALAYYLPAIPFIRWISAMVGWIILIVEALVAAPLWLCAHALPDGDGAAGQHGKRGYFLLLAIIIRPPLMVAGFFAAVILMNVLGRLLGASFEMFVAGTAQTKILGITGTFSMLVILGIVVIMAANKFFSLIHYLPEHVTSWIGQQIHGLGEKEDQAGVKSIFIASTNTVSSGAQGARELRGDISRQWNSPGSGHAMPTQSPSGVSQTSRISQDNFRS, encoded by the coding sequence ATGGCCTCTGAACTCCCTGCCACCTCGGAAATTCTTCTGCCCACGGATGCCAGCAAGCAGATTCTCGACACCTTCCTCGGACAGGGATGGGATACCTGGGGAGCCGGTCTTGGAGGCTCGCAGGCTTCGGAGCTGATGCTCCAGATTTTCAGCGCCTTCAATCTGGTGGCGCTGGCCGTCATTTCCGCGCTGTTCCTGTGGGTCATGGCTCTGGCCGTGGCCGGAACGGCGCATGAAGGCGTACCCTTCGGCAAGCGTTTCAGCTCCCTGTGGATGCCCCTGCGTTTTGTGGGGGCCATGGGCGCTCTGGCTCCGATCTTCAAGGGGCTGAGTCTCTTCCAGGTGGCCATTCTGGCCTGCATCGGTTTTTCCATCAACCTCGGCAATTTCGTCTGGGAACTGGGGACCGACTACTTTGTGGAACACGCCGGTCAGATCACCGTACAGGCACCGGACCAGAACGTCACGCACTATGCGGCCATTACCAACGGCGCTCTGGAATCTTTGACGCTCCAGTATTACCTGAACGAGCGTCGAGGCATGAACATCTCGCCGGGCGGAGAATGGAATTACAAAAGCAACTGGTTCCGCTCCGGGGGAGAATACCAGTTCCTTTTCAACGGCAATGCGGGTTCCATTCAGGTTTCCTGTGTGGATGAAAGCGATGCCCTGTGCAGGGGTAAGGTCAATGCCGTAGGAACGGCCATCTCCGCTCTTTCTTCTGTGGCGCAGCAGCTTGCCGACCCGGAAACGCCGTCTTCCTCCATTGACCCCCGTGCGCTGCACAGTGCCGCCAATCAGGTCAATGCGGCCATTCTTTCCGAACTGCAAAGCTATGCCGGACAGGGACAGCTTCAAAGCAAGCTCGCAGACTTCCAGGAAAACTCCGCCCAGTACGGCTGGCTCATCGCCGGTTCTTCCTACTGGTCCATAGCATGGATCAATCAGGAAGTCCGCGAGGCCATGTACTCCGGCATCACCTACAGCCCGCACCAATATACCGTCTCCGAACTGTATGCCTGGACGCACGGCTTACAGGACTATGAAGCCGCGAAGGAACGTGTGGCAAACTATATCAAGACCGCCTATTCCAGCCGAAGGGGAATCACGGACATCACGGCCACGCCGTCCGTGACGGATGAAGGCCGGGCCTTTGACGAGCTGACCAACTGGCTGCGGGCCACGTTGAATCAACTGGTCGCCGCAAACATTCTGCCCATTGCCGTTGAAAAGCTCTCCAGCCAGGACCCCATCATGGCGATTTCCAATGTGGGGGACTACTTCATCGGTACGGCATGGGGGCTGGCCTCGGCGCTCGGCGTCGTGGATGTGGCGCACTCCATGGGCAAGGAGCTGCCTCTCATAGGCAAGGCCATTCCGAATCTGGACAAGTATATCTCCTTTGCCCTGTTCGCCGTTTTTCTTCCCCTTCTGCTGTACGGGCTGGCGCTGGCCTACTACCTGCCCGCCATTCCCTTCATCCGCTGGATTTCGGCCATGGTGGGCTGGATCATCCTCATTGTGGAAGCCCTGGTCGCGGCCCCGCTCTGGCTGTGCGCCCATGCGCTGCCCGACGGAGACGGCGCTGCCGGTCAGCACGGCAAAAGAGGCTATTTTCTTCTCCTTGCCATCATCATCCGTCCTCCTCTGATGGTGGCGGGATTCTTTGCCGCCGTCATTCTCATGAACGTCCTCGGCAGACTTCTCGGAGCCAGCTTTGAGATGTTCGTCGCCGGAACCGCACAAACCAAAATTCTCGGCATTACCGGCACGTTCTCCATGCTGGTCATCCTCGGCATCGTCGTCATCATGGCGGCCAACAAGTTCTTCTCTCTCATCCATTACCTGCCGGAGCATGTGACCAGCTGGATAGGTCAGCAAATCCACGGGCTGGGAGAAAAGGAAGACCAGGCCGGAGTCAAAAGCATCTTTATCGCCTCCACCAATACCGTCAGCTCCGGGGCGCAGGGCGCAAGGGAACTTCGCGGCGACATTTCGAGGCAATGGAACAGCCCCGGCTCCGGGCACGCGATGCCGACGCAATCACCGTCAGGAGTTTCCCAGACTTCACGAATATCACAGGATAACTTCAGAAGCTGA
- a CDS encoding type II toxin-antitoxin system RelB/DinJ family antitoxin has translation MPANDYVRARIDPAIKHEAAAVLATMGLTVSDLCRMALARVAHEKRLPFSDDIPNALTRETIEKAERGEEIFHAKDAEDLFRQLGI, from the coding sequence ATGCCTGCCAACGATTATGTTCGCGCCCGCATTGACCCTGCCATCAAGCATGAGGCCGCCGCCGTACTGGCAACCATGGGGCTGACGGTATCCGATCTCTGCCGCATGGCGCTGGCCAGAGTGGCTCATGAAAAGCGTCTGCCTTTCAGCGACGATATTCCCAATGCACTGACCCGTGAAACTATAGAGAAGGCGGAACGGGGAGAGGAAATATTTCACGCCAAGGATGCGGAAGATCTTTTCAGACAGTTGGGGATATAA
- a CDS encoding type II toxin-antitoxin system mRNA interferase toxin, RelE/StbE family codes for MRNSTFTAQFRRDLRKVEHRGYDMQKLKTIIMLLLNEEPLPKHCRDHALKGEWKPYRELHIEPDWLLVYKVSENECVFYRTGTHADLFSL; via the coding sequence GTGCGTAACTCCACTTTTACCGCTCAGTTTCGCCGTGATCTGAGAAAGGTGGAACATCGCGGCTACGATATGCAAAAGCTGAAAACGATAATCATGCTTTTGCTTAATGAGGAACCACTGCCTAAGCATTGTCGTGACCATGCCCTCAAAGGAGAGTGGAAACCATACCGGGAGTTGCATATAGAACCGGATTGGCTTCTTGTGTATAAAGTAAGCGAGAATGAGTGCGTTTTTTATCGTACCGGCACCCATGCCGATCTTTTTTCGCTGTAA